ATCCGCCGCGTCTTCGCCGAGCGGGACAACCCCGAGGCCCTGCGCACCCATGACCTGGTCCAGGAGCTCACCGTGGATGCCGAAGCGCCGTGGGCGGAGTACGGCACCAAGGGCCTGAACGCCTACCACCTGGCCAATCTGCTGCGGGACTTCAACATCAGCCCGGCCAACTACCGCTTCGAGGAGGGCAGGCAGGCCAAGGCGTACATGCGCAACCGGTTCCTCGACGCCTGGGCCCGCTACTGCCCCGACCCCGCTCAACCGGCCACCGCGCCCACACAAGAGGTCACACCGGCACCTCCAGCCAAGGGCCAGTCACCCGCTGCCCCGAGGGGAACCCTGCCCGTCGGCCCGCCCGGCGGCATCGCGGGCCCCAAGCGCGCCCGCTAACCCACCTTCCCCTGGGCTCGTCGCACGCCGTCGCGTCCGTCCCCACGCAGGTCAGCGCGGGGACGGACGTCCGCGCCGATACGGATCTCTCCGTACCTGCGGTGCGTTGTAGGGCGTGGACGTACCAGGGGGAAGCGTGGGCGAGCACCTAGACCTCCAGGAGGTGGAGGACGTCGGTGAGGTGGCGGCGTACGGCCTTGATGTAGGCGGGGTCGGTGGCCGGGTCGTTGATCCAGCGGATCGACTGCTCCATGAACCACTCGACGGCCCACATGCGATGCCAGCCCAGGGCCCAGTTCTCGGCGGTGAGCCCGCCGCGCCGGGTGAGGGCGTCGGGGGTGCCGCCGGCGGTGACGTATTGCTCCAGGAAGACCCGCAGGCGTACGGGGTCGGGGGTGTCGAGGGTGCCGTGCCAGCTGGCGAGGTCGAGCAGGCCGGGGCCGGTGAAGGCGCGGGCGAAGTCCAGCAGCCGCCAGCCGTGGCTGCTGATGTGGAGGCTGGTGGGGTGGAACTCGGAGTGCACCCAGCCGAATGGAGCCACTGTGGCACCGGCCGAGCGGGTCTCGGCGGCCTGGGCGATCCGATCGAGCGCGTCCTCGACGTCGTCTGCCTCTTGCCACCGGTCGGCCTTGCGGAGTCCGGCGAGGTGCTCCAGGGCCCGGTCCGGCAGCGTGCGCAGGCGGGCCTGGTCGAGGACGGGCAGGGCCGGAGCCGTACGGGTGCCGTGCAGGACCACGGCCGCGGCGGTGCCGTCTAGGTCGTCCGCGTCGCGGACGACGGGGTCGAGGTCCTCCATGAGCATGCCGAGCCAGCCGTCCAGGACGGCGGAGGCGTGGAGCTGCGGGACGGGAACGCCGAGCGTGCGCGCCAGACGGAGAGCTTGATCCTCGCTGTCGAACGGCCGCTTCGCGTACTTGAAGATCGCGGTGGTGGCGTCGGGGAAGGTCAGGCGCTCGACACCGGACATGCACCACACGCGCACCTCCTCGCGCACCGCGGTGGTGCGGCCGGCCATGGTGAGCAGGTTGTCGAGGAGATCGGCGCTGGGGTTCGCGGTCATGTGAGGGCTCCAAGGAGGTTGAGGGCGTCCGAGGCGGGCGACAGGCGCCGGCCCGCCCCGGAGCCTGGTGTGCGGTGTTACGCGGCAGGGCTCACGCGGTGGGCGTAGACCTGATCGATCCATCCGGCCTTGAAGGCCGCGAGGTCGTCACGGAAGGCGGCCATCGACGCACCGTAGGGCGCGACGACGCCACCGGTCTGGTCCGGCACGGACTGGCAACCGTGCACAAGTCGGCCACCAAGGGCGGCGTGGGCCTTGATGGACTCGATGCGGCGATGCTCGTTGAACCAACCGCCGTGGTAGACCTCGTCGAGCATGCCGCCCATCTCGTCGCTCAGGTCGAAGACGACGGAGGTGGCGGCCGGGAAGAACCAGCACGGGCCGACGTTGGAGATGTGCCCGTCCAGCTCGACCTTGTCAGCGCCATCAGCGTGGCCGCCTCGCGCAGCATCCGCAGGTGCTCAGCCGTGATCTGCGGCAGGCCGAGGCCGACGAGGTGCTCGTCGCGGAACAGGTACGCGTACACCGCGGAGGCGGTGGACAGCACGCGGGCGGCGTCCGAGGTGGACTCGGCGTGAGCCTTGATGAAGTCCAGCGCGAGCTGCTCGACGGCGCTCTCGGTGGTCTCCTGCACCTCCAGCAGCTGGGACTTGACCAGCTCCCAGTCGGCGACGAGCCACGTGTTCGACTCGAAGCGGAAGAAGTACTCGGCCGGGTCGATGGTGATGCGCTGGCCGTCGACCTGGATGCCGGGCAGGCGGCTCCAACGCTCGTCGAACGCCTCGGGCAGTACGACCGTGATGGCCGTGGTGTTGATGGTGGTCACCGTGTCTCCGTCTCTGATCGGCCGGGTTCGGGCACAGGAATGCCCGAACCCGGTGTAGGTGTACGGAATTTCGGGGGCCGCCCGGCCGAAGGGGGGAGCCTGGTCGCGGTGTCGGACCGGGGCCGGGCGGCTGATGATTAGTGAACCCTCCGTCACGCACAGTGGGTACGGTGAGAGGCAGTTGAAGCGGTATACGCGGTTTACAGCTCCTGAGCGGAGGCGATCGTGGCAGCAGCGCCGAGAGGTCCCAACTCCCGCCTGCGTGACGTCATCGAGGCGATCGGCTGCACCTACGAGGCTCTGGCGAAGGACATCCGGCGTATCGCGGCCGAGAACGGCGAGACTCTCCAGACCAACAAGTCGGCCGTCTCCCACTGGGCGAACGGCACACGCCAGCCGACCGGGCGGACCGGCCAGTATCTCGCTGAGGCGCTGTCCCGCCGAGCAGGCCGCACCATCACCTCGGCCGAGATCGGCCTGCGAGCACCCGAAACTGCGGCGTTGGAAGAGCCCGATCCGGTTCTGGCCGCCACCGATCTGGGCCGTGCCGACGTCGAGCGCCGCCGTTTCCTGGCCGTGGCTGCCTTCACCACGGCTGGCGTGGCCATGCCGCTCCTCTACGACCACGAGGCCACCGCCCGCATGTTGCGGGCTCGCACCGGCAGCTCGCTGGTCGGGATCGAGGACGTGGAGGTCGTTCGGCAGATCACCGCAGCCTTCAGTGCGGCTGACGAACGCCTCGGCGGCGGCCATGGCCTGACAACCGTCACCGCTTACCTCGCCGACACCGCCGCCCCCATGCTCCGCGGACGCTTCCCGAACGAAGCCCTACGGCAAGCGGCCTTCGGTGCCGTCGCCGAACTCGCCTACCTCGCTGGGTGGAAGCACCACGACCTCGGCCAGGAAGGCGCCGCCCAGCGCTACTACCAGGTCGGCTACCAACTCGCCTGCGAAGCCGACCCGCGCGGCCACGCCGCCTGGATGATGCGCGCCCTCGCCCACCAGGCACTGAGCCTCAAACAGCCCCACCACTGCGTCGACCTCGTCGAAGGAGCCCTCACCCGCGGTCTGGGCTACGTCGACGGCCAGACCGAGGCGCTGCTGCACATCACCCACGCCCGCGCCTACGCCGCTGTCGGCGCGAAGCCAGCAGCAGCCCGCGCCCTGCTCGCCGCCGAAGACGCCCTTCTGCGCGACGACGGCCCCCAGCCCAGCTACTCCCGCGTCAGCGGCCCGGCCGCCGGCACCGTCGCCAGCCACACCGCCCGCACTCTGACCGACCTCGCCGACCACGTCGGCACCGAGCAACAGCACCGCGACGCCTTGGTGCGCTGGGACCCCGAGAAGTACAAGCGCGTCCACGCCCTCACCTACGCCGACCTCGGCGACAGCCTCGCCGCCCAGGCCCGCGCCGACGAAGCCGTCGCCGCCTGGGCCCAGGCCCTGACCCTCATGGAGGGCATGACCTCCGACCGCACCCGCAAGGCCATCACCTCGCTCCGCTCCACCCTGTCCGTCTACCAGCGTCGCAAAGTGCCCGGAGCCGCCGAACTCGCCCGCCGCGCACGCGAAGCACTGGCCTAAGCTGCCACCATCCGGCCGACGAAGGGACGTAAGCCGTGGCTCAGCGGACAACCGACGACCAGTCCAAAGCCCTACAGCCCGCCCTCGAATCCATGACCCTCCTGGTCGCCGCCGTCATCGTCCACGACAAGGCCACCAACCGCGTCGTCCTCCTCCAGCGCAGCCAGAACGCCAAGTTCGCCCAGGGCATGTGGGACCTCCCCGTCGGCAAGAGCGAACCCGGCGAACCCATCACCGAAACCGCCGTGCGAGAGCTGTACGAGGAGACCGGCCTGACGGTAAAGCCCGAGTCGCTCAAGGTCGCCCACATCATCCACGGCGCCTGGGGCGTCGAAGCCCCCAACGGCTTCCTCACCGTCGTCTTCGCCGCCCACGAATGGACGGGCGAACCCGAAAACCGCGAACCGCGTAAGCACGACCAGGTCTGCTGGGTCAACGCCACCGCCATCCCCGAGGAGTTCGTGGACACCACCTCAAGCGCTCTCCACCGGTATCTCGCGGGAGGCCCGGAGGTATCCCTCGACGGCTGGCAATAGGCCAACTGCGGCCCGACCGGTTGCTTGGGTGGGCCCTCCACCACTCGTACTCGGCAACCAAGATCGGCCGCATGATGACCGCATCAGCCACCAGGAGCGTTCCCGCCCAATGACCGACAGCACCGCCCGCGTACGAGAGCTCAACCTCTACCGCCAGTAGCTCGACCTCATCGCCGCGGGCATCAAGACCACCGAGGTGCGGGTGAAATATCCGCGCCTCGCCGACCTCGCCGCCGGCAACGTCATCTGCTTCCGCATCGAGGGCACCGACGAGACCTGTGAGTAGCTGTTGTCGTTCCGATCTTGAGCGGTGTCCGTCGAACGGGAGTCTCGATTGGGTGGTCGCGAGGTGTTCGGCGCATACGAGCAGGGCCTCCTGAACAGCTCGTTGGTGTCGAATCACCGAGCAACATCAGGAGGCCCTGGTGCCGCAGTGTTCCGTGTCGATGGGCGCGCAGTCCAGTTCAGTCACGCTGGAGTGTGACTGTCTGGCTCACCGGTTCGGAAACGCCGCCGACAACGGGTTTCGGCAGTCGCGTTATCCGACGGACATGACGGACGCGGAGTGGGCCGCGGTACGGCCGTTGCTGCCGGTGCCTGGCTGGATGCGCGGCTGGGGAGGGCAGCCGGAGGCGTACTGCCATCGGGCGATACTCGATGCGATCCGCTACCTGGTCGACAATGGCATCAAGTGGCGGGCGATGCCCGCCGACTTCCCGCCGTGGGACCGGGTATATGCGTTCTTTCGCCGCTGGCGTGACCACGGCCTGGTCAAGGAGTTCCACGACCGGTTGCGCGCGAGGATCCGCGAGAGGCTGGGGCGGGATGCGGAGCCGTCGGCCGGCGTGATCGACTCGCAGTCGGTCAAGGCAGACGCCGTCGTCGGGTCGGACAGCCGCGGCTTCGACGGCGGCAAGCTGATCAACGGGCGCAAGCGGCACGTCGTGGTCGATACCCTCGGCCTGCTGCTGGGCGTGATGGTCACCGCCGCGGACGTCGGCGACCGCACCGCCGCCCAGGTGCTGTTGCAGCAAGTCACCGACACGCACCACCAGTTGGAGCTGGTCTGGGCCGACGGCGGCTACACCGGCAGCCTCGTCGGGTACTGCCTGGCCGCGCTCGCCCTGGTCCTGGCGATTGTCAAACGCAGCGACGACATGCGCGGCTTCGTGGTGTTGCCCAAGCGGTGGATCGTCGAGCGCCTCTTCGCCCACCTGATGCGCACCCGCCGCCTGGCACGCGACTACGAGCGTCGCACCACCAGCGCCGAGGCGATGGTCTACTGGTCGATGACCCTGCTCATGACCCGCCGCCTGGCCCGGCCACGCCCGCAGCCAGCGTGAACCGGCCTGGCTGCTGCTCGGCCAGCCAGCCGCGCGCGACCAGGCGCTTCGCCTTCGACCGCAGCGCCTCCACCCGCGTCGGCACCACGTCCATACCGAACCCTGCGGCCATCTCCTGGCAGGTCAGCGGCCCTTGATGGAGCCGGGCCCGGTCCGCGAGCGCACTAAGGATGCGCTGGTAGTCCACCGACAGCACCGACCAGGCCAGCCCCTCACGCCACATCGGAACCTGCGACTTCGTCTTCGCTGCCTCCGGCACCTGCGGCGTCCTTCCGATCTGCTCCTCGGCGGCCGGCGCGGTCCCCTCGGCCCGGGCGGGGTCCTGCCCGCTCTCGTCCACGGGGGCCAGCACCTCGCCGACCCGCGAGCAGGCGATGGCCCACTCCTTCCATTCCTGCTCGGCCACGGCCAACTCGGCCTGGACACGGTCGGCTTCCTCCCGCAGCTCGTCCACACGACGGTGAGCACCCAGCTCACGCTGTTCCAACAGCCCAACCACCGACGGCATCCACGACCTCCCGGGCAGCGACAGCACGACATGCCACAACTCCCACGGGATCGCCGACCCTATGCCCGACCAGCGGAAACGCAGTCCTCAAGTCCGGAAAGACAACAGCTTCTGAGGTCATAGTCAAGAAGGTCACCGAGTTCCCTGACTTCGAGACCCTGCTCGAGGGCGAGGGACCGGCCAGCGTCAATCTCACCGTCACTCGCGAACAGCAGCTCACCAACATCCGTGCCATCTACGCACCCGAGAAGGAAGCCCTCGACGCCCGCGCCATTGAGATCGTGCGTATCTCTCCGTGACGACGTTCTCCGCATGCGAAGGCACACCGATGGAGCGTGGGCATTCCTCCGCCTGTGCCAGCATCCAACCGCGGAGCCAAACGCCCCTTATCAGACCGCTGCATTGCGCGTATCCACCTACACCCAAAGCGAACTGGAAAGTGCGCACTGTCGGAATTTCCAGCCACCCAATGGCCGAACTCCAAGCATCATCGAAGTGAACAGCGGTGGCCTCCAGGTCAGTTGACGCTCCAGAGTGACGCAGATCACCACATCGGGCAGTTATCACCCTGTCCATCTTCTGCGATCTCGTCATCATTTCCGATCTTTACCTGACGCATATCTTCACATTGGCGTCACGTGGGTGATGCCGGTGAAAATGCGAGAGGTCGAAGATTCATGACGGTTCACAGACCCGCGCCACGGCGGCGCGGGCGGCCTTGGCTCGGGGGAAACGCTCGCTGGACAGCGGGCGGCGTCGCCTTGGCCATGGCCATCACCCTGCTCGACGCGACGAGTTCTGGGGCGGTCTCGCCTCCTCGGACCGCGGACGCGCCAAAGAAGACGGCAGCGACCCAGGCAGCCGACATACCTTCTGCCCGTGTCGCGGCAAGGCTGTCCGGCAAACGGGTTGAAGCTCTTTCGGAGCGCACCGAAACGTCGACGACCTGGGCGAACAAGGACGGCAGCCTCACAACGGAATTCGCGGCCGGCCCGGTCCGTTTTGAGCGGGACGGCAAGTGGGTCGACGTCGACGTGGAGTTGCGTGAATCCGGCTCAGGTGTGGAGCCGGTCGCGCACCCGGAGGGACTGAGGCTCGCAGGCAGGACTGGCACGCCGGCGAAGTCCTTGAAGGCCGCTCGCGAGGCCAAGGCCACCGATCTGGTCACGCTCGGCGAAGGTGCCCAGCAGATCACCCTCCAGTGGAAAGGCGGCCTGCCGCAGCCGAAGCTCGACGGTACGCGGGCGGAGTACGTCAACGCCGTTCCCGGCGCGGACGTGGTCGTCGAGGCCACACGCACCGGCTTCGAG
Above is a window of Streptomyces sp. DT2A-34 DNA encoding:
- a CDS encoding phosphotransferase family protein, producing MTANPSADLLDNLLTMAGRTTAVREEVRVWCMSGVERLTFPDATTAIFKYAKRPFDSEDQALRLARTLGVPVPQLHASAVLDGWLGMLMEDLDPVVRDADDLDGTAAAVVLHGTRTAPALPVLDQARLRTLPDRALEHLAGLRKADRWQEADDVEDALDRIAQAAETRSAGATVAPFGWVHSEFHPTSLHISSHGWRLLDFARAFTGPGLLDLASWHGTLDTPDPVRLRVFLEQYVTAGGTPDALTRRGGLTAENWALGWHRMWAVEWFMEQSIRWINDPATDPAYIKAVRRHLTDVLHLLEV
- a CDS encoding tetratricopeptide repeat protein, whose product is MAAAPRGPNSRLRDVIEAIGCTYEALAKDIRRIAAENGETLQTNKSAVSHWANGTRQPTGRTGQYLAEALSRRAGRTITSAEIGLRAPETAALEEPDPVLAATDLGRADVERRRFLAVAAFTTAGVAMPLLYDHEATARMLRARTGSSLVGIEDVEVVRQITAAFSAADERLGGGHGLTTVTAYLADTAAPMLRGRFPNEALRQAAFGAVAELAYLAGWKHHDLGQEGAAQRYYQVGYQLACEADPRGHAAWMMRALAHQALSLKQPHHCVDLVEGALTRGLGYVDGQTEALLHITHARAYAAVGAKPAAARALLAAEDALLRDDGPQPSYSRVSGPAAGTVASHTARTLTDLADHVGTEQQHRDALVRWDPEKYKRVHALTYADLGDSLAAQARADEAVAAWAQALTLMEGMTSDRTRKAITSLRSTLSVYQRRKVPGAAELARRAREALA
- a CDS encoding NUDIX domain-containing protein, which produces MAQRTTDDQSKALQPALESMTLLVAAVIVHDKATNRVVLLQRSQNAKFAQGMWDLPVGKSEPGEPITETAVRELYEETGLTVKPESLKVAHIIHGAWGVEAPNGFLTVVFAAHEWTGEPENREPRKHDQVCWVNATAIPEEFVDTTSSALHRYLAGGPEVSLDGWQ
- a CDS encoding IS5 family transposase, with the protein product MTDAEWAAVRPLLPVPGWMRGWGGQPEAYCHRAILDAIRYLVDNGIKWRAMPADFPPWDRVYAFFRRWRDHGLVKEFHDRLRARIRERLGRDAEPSAGVIDSQSVKADAVVGSDSRGFDGGKLINGRKRHVVVDTLGLLLGVMVTAADVGDRTAAQVLLQQVTDTHHQLELVWADGGYTGSLVGYCLAALALVLAIVKRSDDMRGFVVLPKRWIVERLFAHLMRTRRLARDYERRTTSAEAMVYWSMTLLMTRRLARPRPQPA